The segment TTAGGAGGAAAAGTAATCACTAATTATGATTATGATGTTACTGGCGGATTATTTAATCCGGCAACTATCAATTCAGAAATGGATAATCAATTAGCTGTAAACTATTCCAGTTATTTGGGTGGAATTAGTTATGGTACAGCTGCCTATGCTTATACATGGGATAGGCATGTACAGACCTTGCATATTGGAATGACTTACATCAACTACGGAAGTTTTGATGGCTATGATTTGAATGGTGTTTCTACAGGAACATTTACAGGAAATGAAGCTGCCTTATCAGCTGGATATGCTTATCAAATTCCATTTAGTGATTTTTATATAGGTGCCAATTTGAAACTCATTACATCAAAGCTTGAAATTTATAATTCTATAGGTGTTGCAGCCGATTTTGGAGCGATGTATATTAATGAACGCCTAGATTTTCATGCGGCATTGACTGTTAGGAATCTTGGAACTCAAATTGTCACTTATGCAGGCTTAAATGAAAAGTTGCCGCTCGAAATAAACTTAGGCTTATCACAAACCTTAGAAAATATGCCACTGCGTTGGCACTTGACATTTGAAAACTTACAGACTTGGCCAGTAGGCTTTTCTAATCCGGCAAGAGCAACAACAGATCTAGACGGTAATCAAGCTCAAGAAGAAGCTAGTTTCTTTAATGAATTATTAAGACATACGATTATTGGAGCTGAGTTATTTCCGGACCGTGGATTTAACATTAGAATGGGCTATAACTTTAGAAGAGCAGAAGAATTACGTATCTTAGAACAACGAAATTTTTCAGGATTGTCATTTGGAGTGGGTATAAAGTTAAATAAACTACGCTTTAGTTATACCCATGCCAGATATTCGGGAGCCTCTAATGCTAGTTTCTTCGGATTACAAATTGACTTGAGATAATGAATACAATTACTATAGCCATTGACGGATTTTCATCTACGGGCAAAAGCACAGTAGCTAAACAGCTCGCGAAAGCTTTAGGTTACGTGTATGTCGATTCAGGCGCAATGTATCGCGCAGTAACGTATTTCGCTATGCAGAAGGGATTTATTAAGACCGATTGCTTTGATGAAGAGGGCCTAATCTCCCAATTAGATCAAATAAAGATTAGTTTTAAATTTAATCATGAACTAGGATTTGCAGAAGTGTTTCTTAACGGTGAAAATGTTGAAAAAGCCATAAGAACGCTTGAAGTTTCTCAATTTGTTAGCCAAATTGCAACCGTTTCAGAAGTAAGAGAACAACTGGTGAAACAGCAACAAAATTTCGGAAAAGACAAGGGTGTAGTTATGGACGGTCGAGATATTGGCACTGTGGTATTTCCCGATGCCGAATTGAAATTATTTATGACAGCTTCCGCAGAACAAAGAGCACAACGCCGTTACGATGAGCTGATAGAACGTGGTGAAGACGTGAGCTATGAGGATGTATTACTTAATGTGCAAACACGTGATTATATCGATTCTAACCGAGAAGATTCACCGTTAACCATCGCAAAAGATGCTATTGAAATTGACAATTCTAATATGACGCTGCAAGAACAATTTGAACTGGTACTTAAACTTTCAGAAGATAAAATAAACTTAGAAGCATAAAAAAAAGCGACCCTAAAGTCGCTTTCATAAGTTTATCCACCAATTTATAAATTTGGTATGATTAATTCTTGATCTGGATGAATTAGGTCTGGATTTTTTAAGATATCCGTATTTGCCGCAAATATGTCTTTATATTTCATTGCATCACCATAATACTGTTTTGCAATTTTACCTAAAGTTTCACCGCTTTTAACAGTATGCCTGTGAAATACAGACTCATCAGCAACTTTAATATCTGCCATGATGTCTGATGGACTATCACCCCCAACTGCTTTAATTTCATCCCAGATCAGGTTCTTTTCATATTGTGTTTTTGCAGTTCCTGTAACCTTTAAAACACCATTCTCTTCTTTAACATCACCATTTTCGATGTTTAATTTTTGTCCTAGGTCTAATACGCTTTGGTATTTTGATTTTACCATAATAATATTCGTTTTTAATTTAGTGTTAATACTATTGTAAATATACCAATTAATGTGCCAAAAACTCAAACGAGGTGACATCATTTTTTTAGTTTTTTAATTTCTGAAAGTCAATAAGTTATACAATTAGGTAATAATTTTGTTTTAATGCAAATAATATGTATTTTTGCGCTCCTTTTGGCGGAATATAGAGAGATAAAAGGACGATATAAACAACAATAACACTTCTGTGTGTGAGCGCTTAAATCTTTCTAAATATCACACAGAATACAAATTTTAATTCAGCACATGTCTGAAAAAGAAACAAAACAAGCTGAAGTAGCAACTACTGAAGCTCCTAAAACTGAAGCTCCTCAAGTATCTGAGGCTCAGGCAAACCCAGAAAAATTCTTAGAAGATTTCAATTGGCACAATTACGAAGAAGGAATTGACCCTGTCGATGACAAACAATTAGAAGAATTTGAAAAATTAGTATCTGAAAATTTTGTGGATACCTTAGATGATGAAGTCGTAGAAGGTGAAGTAATCCATCTTACTGATCGTGATGCTATCATTGATATCAATGCAAAGTCTGAAGGTGTAATCTCTCTTAATGAGTTCCGTTACAATCCAGATTTAAAAGTTGGTGATAAAGTAGAGGTATTAATCGATGTGCGTGAAGACGCTACAGGTCAGTTGGTATTATCGCACAGAAAAGCACGTGTAATTAAAGCATGGGATCGTGTAAACAATGCTCATGAAACTGGTGAAATCGTTAATGGTTTTGTTAAATGCAGAACCAAAGGTGGTATGATCGTTGACGTATTTGGTATTGAAGCATTCTTGCCAGGTTCTCAAATTGATGTTAAACCTATTAGAGATTACGACCAGTACGTAAATAAAACAATGGAATTCAAAGTGGTTAAAATTAATCACGAATTCAAAAACATTGTGGTCTCTCATAAAGCACTTATCGAAGCTGATATTGAAGAGCAGAAAAAAGAGATCATTAGTCAATTAGAAAAAGGTCAAGTATTAGAAGGTATCGTTAAGAATATTACATCTTACGGTGTGTTTATTGATCTTGGTGGAGTTGACGGATTAGTTCATATCACAGATTTATCTTGGTCTAGAATTAATCATCCAAATGAAATCGTAGAATTAGACCAGAAATTAAACGTAGTGATCTTAGACTTTGATGAAGATAAGTCTAGAATCCAGTTAGGTCTGAAGCAATTAAGTAAACATCCTTGGGAAGCTTTAGGTGATACTGTAAAAGTTGGTGATAAAGTAAAAGGTAAAGTAGTTGTAATTGCAGATTACGGTGCATTTGTTGAAGTAGAAGAAGGTGTAGAAGGATTAGTTCACGTGAGTGAAATGTCTTGGTCAACACATTTACGTTCTGCTCAAGATTTTGTATCTGTCGGAGATGAAATTGAAGCAGTTATTTTAACTTTAGATAGAGAAGATCGTAAGATGTCTCTTGGGATTAAGCAATTAACGCCAGATCCATGGACAGATATTACATCTAAATACCCAGTAGCTTCAAAGCACTCTGGTATCGTACGTAACTTTACTAATTTTGGAGTATTTGTAGAATTAGAAGAAGGTATTGATGGATTGATTTATATCTCTGATTTATCTTGGACTAAGAAAATAAAACACCCAAGTGAATTCTGTAACGTAGGTGATACGCTTGACGTGGTAGTATTAGAATTAGATGTTGAAGGACGTAAATTATCTTTAGGTCATAAACAAACTACTGATAATCCATGGGATAAGTATGAGACTGAGTTCGCCTTAGGAACTACGCATAATGCTGAAATCGCAGAAATCGTAGATAAGGGTGCGACTATCAATTTTAATGAAGATATCGTTGCTTTTGTACCGTCTCGTCACTTAGAAAAAGAAGATGGTAGCAAGCTTAAGAAAGGTGAAGCTGCAGAGTTTAAAATCATTGAATTTAACAAAGAATTTAAACGTGTAGTAGCGTCACATACAGCAATCTTCAAAGAAGAAGAAATGGCAAATGTAAAAGCAGCTGTTAAAAAGCAAGAAGCTCAGGCAGCAGAAGCAAAACCTACTTTAGGCGATGCTAATGTAGCTTTACAAGCGCTTAAAGATAAATTAGACGGGAAGAAATAATTCCTTGAAATTTTTTAATATTTAAAGCCTCTCAGAAATGAGAGGCTTTTTTTGTTAATGAATTCAAATATTTGCTGTAACTTGAAATACGATAATTTAAAAACCAACCACATGAAAAAAATTACTATTTTAATTGTTTTACTGTGCAACTTCACTTTTGCGCAAAACCCTACAAGCTATTTAGACGTCTCTACTGAAAATTCAGTTGTAATTTCAAACACAGACAATCCCGAAGCTCCTATGGAAATAAGTGAAAATAGCCAACTGCAGATTATAGGAACCTATACCACATTAGGTGATTTTAATGCAGCCGTTATTGCAAACTGCTCGGATACGACCTTAAGTTCTGAAGATTTCACAAATGGTCCAGTTGGAATAACAGATTGTGGTGTTTCCGTAAGTAGTGCAGGTGATGGATGTTTTGTGGCTGGAGAATTAGCTGCTGGTTTTAGTGTTGAAGCTTCCAATAGCACTACCATTATTAATATACCTCCTGGGGTGATAGGTAATATTGATTCATTAATAGGAGCCACTACATTTGCAGAATATACAATTATTAATTTTTCTCCAGATGTGTATTCAGTAGCAATGGACATATGGGAAAATAACGATCCAACAACGGTTGTTAGAGTATTTGGTGTTGCTGGAGTATTGATCGATACTTTTAATGTGAATACACCTGTTAATTCTCAAACATTTTTTGGAGTGATTTCTGATGAACCCATTACTGCAATTGAGCTAGAGGGTTTAAATGGAAGCGGTGAGTTATTTGGAAATTTTTTGTTTGGTGCCGATTGTATGTTGTTGTCAGTTGAAGATAATTTACAAGAGCTAATTAGTATTTATCCTAATCCGATAGAAGACACCCTTTTTCTTAATGTTCCTTCATTCATAACCATTAGTGATGTGAAAATTTATGATGCCTTAGGGAAGTCAATATCTGTAAATATACGCAACAATCAAATTGATGTAAGTGCTTTAAACAGTGGTTTATATTTTATGAAAATTAATGCGCTTCAAGGGACATTAACTAAGAAGTTTGTAAAAAAGTAAAATTTTATTATTTATACATCGAGCCTTTCAGAAATGAGAGGCTTTTTTTGTGATCGGGATAAGCAGGTTTTTACATTGTAAATATTGAAATAGAAGGTGCGTCAATTATTTAAAAAAGTATTTTGATTTAGTCACTTTAGCAATATGTGATTTTATAGAATTGCAAACCCTAATTATTTAACTTAACTTTGTCCACCAAATCCGTTTGGAACATCCTATGAGTCAAAAAGTGTTACTTAATGCTAAAGAGTTAAACATCATTCTTCATCGATTGGCTTGTCAACTTATTGAAAATCATAACGACTTTACAAATACCGTTCTCATCGGGTTGCAACCTAGAGGAAAGTTTTTAGCTAATCGATTAGCGGAAATGCTAAAAACCGAGTATAAGATCAAGAATATTCAATTGGGGCATTTAGACATTACGTTCTATAGAGATGATTTCCGAAGAGGAGAAAAGATTTTAGAGGCAAACACAACTGAAATAGATTTTATTGTGGAAAACAAAAACATTGTGTTCATTGATGATGTGCTATATACTGGTCGCAGTATTAGAGCAGCACTCACGGCAATACAGTCTTTTGGAAGACCAAACGAAATTGAATTATTAACTTTAATTGATCGCCGTTTTAGCAGACATTTACCCATTCAGCCAAATTATAGAGGGAGACAAGTAGATGCTATCAACGAAGAAAAGGTA is part of the Formosa sp. Hel1_31_208 genome and harbors:
- a CDS encoding LysM peptidoglycan-binding domain-containing protein — translated: MVKSKYQSVLDLGQKLNIENGDVKEENGVLKVTGTAKTQYEKNLIWDEIKAVGGDSPSDIMADIKVADESVFHRHTVKSGETLGKIAKQYYGDAMKYKDIFAANTDILKNPDLIHPDQELIIPNL
- a CDS encoding T9SS type A sorting domain-containing protein — translated: MKKITILIVLLCNFTFAQNPTSYLDVSTENSVVISNTDNPEAPMEISENSQLQIIGTYTTLGDFNAAVIANCSDTTLSSEDFTNGPVGITDCGVSVSSAGDGCFVAGELAAGFSVEASNSTTIINIPPGVIGNIDSLIGATTFAEYTIINFSPDVYSVAMDIWENNDPTTVVRVFGVAGVLIDTFNVNTPVNSQTFFGVISDEPITAIELEGLNGSGELFGNFLFGADCMLLSVEDNLQELISIYPNPIEDTLFLNVPSFITISDVKIYDALGKSISVNIRNNQIDVSALNSGLYFMKINALQGTLTKKFVKK
- the pyrR gene encoding bifunctional pyr operon transcriptional regulator/uracil phosphoribosyltransferase PyrR, producing MSQKVLLNAKELNIILHRLACQLIENHNDFTNTVLIGLQPRGKFLANRLAEMLKTEYKIKNIQLGHLDITFYRDDFRRGEKILEANTTEIDFIVENKNIVFIDDVLYTGRSIRAALTAIQSFGRPNEIELLTLIDRRFSRHLPIQPNYRGRQVDAINEEKVKVNWVENEGEDSVYLINS
- the cmk gene encoding (d)CMP kinase, giving the protein MNTITIAIDGFSSTGKSTVAKQLAKALGYVYVDSGAMYRAVTYFAMQKGFIKTDCFDEEGLISQLDQIKISFKFNHELGFAEVFLNGENVEKAIRTLEVSQFVSQIATVSEVREQLVKQQQNFGKDKGVVMDGRDIGTVVFPDAELKLFMTASAEQRAQRRYDELIERGEDVSYEDVLLNVQTRDYIDSNREDSPLTIAKDAIEIDNSNMTLQEQFELVLKLSEDKINLEA
- the porQ gene encoding type IX secretion system protein PorQ codes for the protein MLKKIATIFCLLLTTTLIAQVGGESTYQFLNLIASPRQAALGGKVITNYDYDVTGGLFNPATINSEMDNQLAVNYSSYLGGISYGTAAYAYTWDRHVQTLHIGMTYINYGSFDGYDLNGVSTGTFTGNEAALSAGYAYQIPFSDFYIGANLKLITSKLEIYNSIGVAADFGAMYINERLDFHAALTVRNLGTQIVTYAGLNEKLPLEINLGLSQTLENMPLRWHLTFENLQTWPVGFSNPARATTDLDGNQAQEEASFFNELLRHTIIGAELFPDRGFNIRMGYNFRRAEELRILEQRNFSGLSFGVGIKLNKLRFSYTHARYSGASNASFFGLQIDLR
- the rpsA gene encoding 30S ribosomal protein S1: MSEKETKQAEVATTEAPKTEAPQVSEAQANPEKFLEDFNWHNYEEGIDPVDDKQLEEFEKLVSENFVDTLDDEVVEGEVIHLTDRDAIIDINAKSEGVISLNEFRYNPDLKVGDKVEVLIDVREDATGQLVLSHRKARVIKAWDRVNNAHETGEIVNGFVKCRTKGGMIVDVFGIEAFLPGSQIDVKPIRDYDQYVNKTMEFKVVKINHEFKNIVVSHKALIEADIEEQKKEIISQLEKGQVLEGIVKNITSYGVFIDLGGVDGLVHITDLSWSRINHPNEIVELDQKLNVVILDFDEDKSRIQLGLKQLSKHPWEALGDTVKVGDKVKGKVVVIADYGAFVEVEEGVEGLVHVSEMSWSTHLRSAQDFVSVGDEIEAVILTLDREDRKMSLGIKQLTPDPWTDITSKYPVASKHSGIVRNFTNFGVFVELEEGIDGLIYISDLSWTKKIKHPSEFCNVGDTLDVVVLELDVEGRKLSLGHKQTTDNPWDKYETEFALGTTHNAEIAEIVDKGATINFNEDIVAFVPSRHLEKEDGSKLKKGEAAEFKIIEFNKEFKRVVASHTAIFKEEEMANVKAAVKKQEAQAAEAKPTLGDANVALQALKDKLDGKK